A window from Glaciimonas sp. PCH181 encodes these proteins:
- a CDS encoding accessory factor UbiK family protein has translation MSKPNFFEDMQSKINQAIENSPAKDIEKNVKAMLSSGFAKLDLVTREEFDVQAQVLATTRAKLELLESRITEIEAQLKRP, from the coding sequence ATGAGCAAGCCCAATTTTTTTGAAGATATGCAGTCCAAGATTAATCAGGCTATCGAAAACTCGCCCGCCAAAGACATCGAAAAAAACGTAAAGGCAATGCTGAGCAGCGGTTTCGCCAAACTCGATCTCGTGACACGGGAAGAATTTGATGTTCAGGCGCAGGTGTTGGCAACGACGCGGGCCAAGCTGGAATTGCTGGAATCGCGCATTACTGAAATAGAAGCACAATTAAAGCGTCCATGA
- a CDS encoding YifB family Mg chelatase-like AAA ATPase — MTLAVLKSRALAGMQAPEVTVEVHLANGLPSFTIVGLPETEVKESKDRVRAALQNALFEFPSRRITVNLAPADLPKESGRFDLPIALGILAASGQMPADQLDQYEFAGELSLSGELRPIRGALAMTFAMTRPAITAPNSVENDLAYPQKKQRAFILPRQNADEAALVTDAAIFPADSLLHVCAHFSAKEPNERLVRHIATPQIKPPCYLDFSDVKGQLQAKRALEVAAAGGHSALLIGPPGTGKSMLATRFAGILPPMTDQEALESAAVQSLTSGFSSSSWKVRPYRAPHHTASGVALVGGGGTPRPGEISLAHRGVLFLDELPEFDRRVLEVLREPLESGRITISRAARQADFPACFQLIAAMNPCPCGYLGHVANKCRCTPDNIGRYQDKISGPLLDRIDMQIQVGSLRHDELKKQADGESSSHIAERVGHAYAIQLARQGKSNNALSTTDIDAYCKADAEGEKLLQTAMTHLNWSARGYHRVLKIARTIADLAASEGIVKAHVAEAIQYRRALREK, encoded by the coding sequence ATGACGTTGGCAGTATTAAAAAGCCGGGCGCTTGCAGGGATGCAAGCCCCGGAAGTAACGGTTGAAGTTCACCTCGCAAACGGATTGCCTTCTTTTACGATTGTTGGATTGCCGGAAACCGAGGTCAAGGAATCAAAAGACCGGGTCCGTGCAGCGCTTCAAAATGCGCTTTTTGAATTTCCCTCCCGAAGAATTACCGTCAATCTGGCACCCGCCGATTTACCCAAAGAATCGGGACGTTTTGATCTGCCGATTGCGCTTGGCATACTTGCCGCATCGGGCCAGATGCCAGCCGATCAGCTAGACCAATACGAATTTGCTGGCGAACTATCGTTGTCAGGCGAGTTGCGTCCGATCCGCGGGGCATTGGCAATGACGTTTGCGATGACCCGACCGGCGATCACTGCCCCTAATAGCGTTGAAAACGATCTGGCGTATCCACAGAAAAAACAGCGCGCATTTATTTTGCCGCGTCAAAATGCCGATGAGGCCGCGCTGGTCACCGATGCGGCGATTTTCCCGGCCGATTCTTTGCTGCATGTCTGCGCGCATTTCTCTGCAAAAGAGCCAAATGAAAGATTAGTACGCCACATCGCCACGCCGCAAATAAAACCCCCTTGTTACCTCGATTTCAGCGATGTAAAAGGGCAGTTGCAGGCTAAACGTGCACTTGAAGTCGCCGCCGCTGGTGGCCATAGCGCGTTGCTGATTGGGCCTCCCGGTACCGGAAAATCCATGTTGGCGACGCGCTTTGCAGGGATTTTGCCGCCGATGACGGATCAGGAAGCATTGGAATCGGCAGCGGTGCAATCGCTGACCAGCGGTTTTTCCAGCAGTAGTTGGAAAGTACGTCCCTATCGCGCACCCCATCACACTGCCTCTGGTGTGGCGCTGGTTGGTGGCGGCGGTACACCTCGCCCCGGTGAAATTTCATTAGCGCATCGCGGCGTGCTGTTTTTAGACGAATTGCCTGAATTTGACCGACGTGTTTTAGAGGTATTGCGTGAGCCACTAGAATCTGGCCGCATCACCATTTCACGTGCTGCGCGGCAGGCCGATTTTCCCGCCTGTTTTCAGTTAATCGCGGCGATGAACCCCTGTCCCTGCGGCTATCTCGGTCACGTGGCTAATAAGTGCCGCTGTACCCCAGACAACATCGGACGCTATCAAGACAAAATTTCCGGCCCCTTATTAGACCGCATCGATATGCAAATCCAAGTCGGATCATTGCGCCATGATGAATTAAAAAAACAGGCTGACGGTGAGTCATCCAGCCACATCGCTGAGCGCGTCGGCCATGCGTACGCGATTCAGCTAGCCCGGCAAGGCAAAAGCAACAATGCGCTATCGACGACCGATATCGATGCTTATTGCAAAGCAGATGCTGAGGGAGAAAAGTTGTTGCAGACGGCAATGACGCATCTGAACTGGTCGGCTCGTGGTTATCATCGCGTACTGAAAATTGCCCGGACGATTGCCGATCTCGCCGCCAGCGAGGGAATCGTCAAGGCGCATGTTGCCGAAGCAATTCAGTATCGCCGGGCGCTGCGTGAAAAATAA
- a CDS encoding DUF3567 domain-containing protein, translating into MNLIYNSDQYSVVEFGADEQREALRFGGYEIVDKSFKREIFIAGALAEFFRQGVEELIASEPSIEDIDAFLGNYDALMSQPVTLQ; encoded by the coding sequence ATGAACCTGATCTACAACAGTGACCAGTACAGCGTCGTCGAATTTGGAGCCGATGAACAACGAGAAGCGCTACGCTTTGGCGGCTACGAAATTGTCGATAAATCATTCAAACGGGAAATTTTTATTGCTGGTGCGCTTGCAGAGTTTTTTCGACAAGGTGTTGAAGAACTAATTGCTTCCGAGCCAAGTATTGAAGACATTGATGCTTTTCTTGGTAATTACGATGCCTTGATGAGCCAGCCGGTAACGCTGCAATAA
- a CDS encoding potassium transporter Kup yields MSNPQGRDKTPFTSKRLHVITLGALGVVFGDIGTSPLYALKESFSPEHGIPFSSSAVMGIISMLFWAIMIVVTLKYIYFVMRADNNGEGGVLALMALALRTAKSGSRWAKWIMMLGVFGACMFYGDVVITPAISVLSAVEGLEIATPALSHYVIPLTVAIIIALFLIQRHGTSIVGKMFGPVMLVWFLSLGLLGVYNIVKAPEILAAINPYYAFHFMVMHAQLAFVVLGSVVLVLTGVEALYADMGHFGIRPIRFAWLYTVMPCLMLCYFGQGANLIVNPSAVSNPFYLMVPDQLLIPMVILSTFATVIASQAVISGAFSLTSQAILLGFVPRMRILHTSEDERGQIYIPVINWMLLILVVAVVLSFKKSDNLAAAYGVAVTATMLITTILAAVVMRTVWKWNPILVALIIGAFFIVDFGFFAANLMKIPDGGWFTILLGVVSFFLLITWYSGRMLLRERSQDEGIPLAPFIEGLLAHPPHRVDGTAVFLTGNVATVPVAMLHNLKHNRILHKRVFFLKISIWDIPYVDDNKRLTLKEMGGEVYLLRAAFGFKEAPDVNTVMNLTNKQFGHEFDLMDTSFFLARDTIVPSKLPGMWLWREKLFAWMYANGAKPSDFFHIPVNRVVELGTKVEI; encoded by the coding sequence ATGAGCAATCCGCAAGGTCGCGACAAAACCCCCTTCACCTCTAAGCGTCTGCATGTCATTACTTTGGGGGCGCTGGGCGTAGTGTTCGGCGATATCGGCACCAGCCCCCTGTATGCACTAAAAGAGAGTTTTAGCCCCGAGCACGGTATTCCGTTCTCCTCGTCAGCAGTGATGGGGATTATTTCGATGCTGTTTTGGGCCATCATGATCGTGGTGACGCTGAAATATATTTATTTCGTGATGCGTGCCGATAATAATGGCGAAGGCGGTGTTCTGGCTTTGATGGCGCTGGCTTTACGGACAGCAAAAAGCGGCTCGCGCTGGGCCAAATGGATCATGATGCTGGGCGTGTTCGGCGCCTGTATGTTTTACGGCGATGTGGTGATTACCCCTGCTATCTCAGTGTTATCTGCAGTTGAAGGGCTGGAAATTGCCACCCCTGCACTGTCGCATTACGTCATTCCACTGACCGTAGCGATCATCATTGCGCTGTTTTTGATTCAGCGTCACGGCACCTCAATCGTTGGCAAAATGTTCGGCCCGGTCATGCTCGTTTGGTTCCTATCGTTAGGTCTGCTAGGCGTTTACAACATCGTCAAAGCCCCGGAAATTCTGGCGGCAATCAATCCCTACTACGCCTTCCACTTTATGGTGATGCACGCCCAATTGGCATTTGTCGTGCTCGGCTCTGTTGTGTTGGTATTGACCGGGGTAGAAGCGCTGTACGCCGACATGGGGCATTTTGGGATAAGACCAATTCGTTTTGCCTGGTTATATACCGTCATGCCATGCCTGATGCTGTGTTACTTCGGTCAGGGCGCAAATTTGATCGTCAATCCTTCCGCCGTATCGAATCCTTTTTATCTGATGGTGCCAGACCAATTGCTAATACCAATGGTGATTCTGTCGACCTTTGCGACGGTAATCGCTTCTCAGGCGGTTATTTCCGGCGCTTTCTCCCTGACCAGTCAGGCAATTCTTCTCGGCTTCGTCCCACGCATGCGCATTTTGCATACGTCTGAAGATGAGCGCGGCCAAATCTATATCCCGGTCATTAACTGGATGTTACTGATATTAGTTGTCGCGGTAGTGCTGTCTTTCAAAAAGTCAGATAATCTCGCCGCGGCGTATGGCGTGGCGGTAACGGCAACGATGCTTATCACGACGATTTTGGCAGCGGTCGTCATGCGCACCGTATGGAAATGGAACCCAATCTTAGTCGCGCTGATTATCGGCGCGTTCTTTATCGTCGATTTCGGCTTCTTTGCAGCAAATCTGATGAAGATTCCAGATGGCGGCTGGTTCACGATCTTGCTTGGGGTGGTCTCGTTCTTCTTGCTGATTACCTGGTATTCAGGGCGCATGCTGCTGCGTGAACGCAGTCAGGATGAGGGTATCCCGCTGGCGCCGTTTATTGAAGGCTTGCTAGCCCATCCACCGCATCGCGTTGATGGCACTGCGGTATTTTTGACAGGTAACGTGGCGACTGTGCCGGTGGCGATGCTGCATAACCTCAAGCACAATCGTATTTTGCATAAACGCGTTTTCTTCCTGAAAATCAGTATCTGGGACATTCCCTACGTTGATGACAATAAGCGGCTGACCTTGAAAGAAATGGGCGGCGAGGTCTATCTGCTACGCGCAGCTTTTGGCTTCAAAGAAGCACCGGACGTCAATACGGTGATGAACCTGACCAATAAACAATTCGGTCACGAATTCGATTTGATGGATACGTCTTTCTTCCTGGCCCGCGATACGATCGTGCCGAGCAAGTTGCCGGGGATGTGGCTATGGAGAGAAAAGTTATTCGCATGGATGTATGCCAATGGCGCAAAGCCATCGGACTTCTTCCATATCCCCGTCAATCGCGTAGTTGAATTGGGAACCAAAGTTGAGATTTAA
- the rsmI gene encoding 16S rRNA (cytidine(1402)-2'-O)-methyltransferase — translation MTDQSASNLLTLPILSEVGLQTYPMSTLYVLATPIGNVCDISLRALHVLSLVDAIACEDTRNTAHLLHRYGVSKPLIAAHQHNEHEVAEKIVARLQAGERIALVSDAGTPAVSDPGARIVDAVLKAGLRALPLPGASAAIAALSVSGLLNDQFQFVGFLPSKARQRETVLASLDSVSATLIFYEAPHRIVETVDALLQAFGPTRQIVLARELTKLFETVHRCALTEAPAWLAADPMRQKGEFVILIDSPPVAVDDGAEGDRILKILLAELSVKQAAALAAQISGQKKNALYDRALVLKAEQDAAQ, via the coding sequence ATGACTGATCAATCTGCCAGCAACCTTCTTACCTTACCGATTTTGTCGGAGGTGGGTCTGCAAACATATCCAATGTCGACATTATATGTGCTTGCCACCCCAATCGGGAATGTCTGCGATATAAGCTTGCGGGCGCTGCATGTGCTGTCGCTGGTGGACGCCATCGCTTGCGAGGACACCCGAAATACTGCGCATTTACTGCATCGTTACGGGGTTTCCAAGCCCTTAATAGCCGCGCATCAACATAATGAGCATGAAGTCGCCGAAAAGATCGTTGCCCGATTACAAGCCGGTGAACGCATCGCGCTGGTCTCCGATGCCGGAACGCCCGCCGTGTCAGATCCGGGCGCAAGGATCGTCGATGCCGTGCTAAAAGCAGGCTTGCGCGCCCTGCCTTTGCCGGGTGCATCGGCGGCGATTGCTGCTTTATCTGTTAGTGGCCTTTTAAACGATCAATTCCAGTTTGTTGGCTTTTTGCCGAGCAAAGCGCGCCAGCGTGAAACGGTATTGGCAAGTTTAGACAGCGTTTCCGCCACACTGATTTTTTATGAAGCACCGCATCGGATTGTGGAAACCGTGGATGCCTTGCTACAAGCATTCGGCCCGACGCGACAAATCGTGCTGGCACGTGAATTAACGAAATTGTTTGAGACCGTCCATCGCTGCGCTCTGACAGAGGCTCCGGCGTGGCTGGCGGCAGACCCAATGCGACAGAAAGGCGAGTTTGTGATCCTGATCGATTCTCCGCCAGTTGCGGTCGACGATGGCGCTGAAGGCGACCGGATTCTGAAAATTTTGCTGGCTGAACTATCGGTGAAACAGGCTGCGGCGCTGGCGGCCCAGATCAGCGGACAAAAGAAAAATGCCTTATATGACCGGGCATTGGTATTAAAAGCGGAGCAAGATGCCGCGCAGTGA
- a CDS encoding penicillin-binding protein activator, which translates to MLFKWARPWMLVLAGVMLHGLCPAALANTTVVEPVANDIGDGRIPLASVALLLPTRSGPLGSAADALRSGFLAAYERNKNGLAISVIEAPDTPADMLAAYLAASQKFDILIGPLSRTGITAIVQSGKITKPTIALTQPDLPSDHEAALPQLLLPIGLSIETEARQVADWMSAERGPGKVFVVATNVSWQKRVANAFAQQAANVGMQADVMLLSMAQGVANPGALDQLKQRIQTENPSALFVALTADQALQVRSAVGADTPMYGISQLNSVGKDDSNRLAGLDGVRLLDIPWLLMADKPSMMAYPRQASGATGASNPDLARLYALGIDAYNVTRQIAARNPAFQINGATGKLNVGFGVGTPAFDRAETTAVYENGVAVPLDGR; encoded by the coding sequence ATGTTATTCAAGTGGGCAAGACCGTGGATGCTGGTACTGGCGGGCGTCATGTTGCACGGATTGTGCCCCGCTGCGCTGGCAAATACAACCGTTGTCGAACCGGTTGCCAATGATATTGGCGATGGTCGCATCCCGTTGGCGAGCGTCGCATTATTATTACCGACCCGTTCAGGACCTTTGGGCAGTGCAGCCGATGCTCTGCGCAGCGGTTTTCTGGCGGCGTATGAGCGCAATAAAAACGGTCTCGCGATCAGCGTCATCGAAGCCCCTGATACCCCGGCGGACATGCTCGCTGCCTATCTTGCCGCAAGTCAGAAATTTGATATTTTGATCGGCCCGTTATCGCGCACCGGTATCACCGCCATTGTGCAAAGCGGCAAGATCACCAAGCCGACGATTGCGCTGACGCAGCCGGATTTGCCCTCGGATCACGAGGCTGCATTGCCACAGTTGTTATTACCTATCGGTTTATCCATTGAGACTGAAGCGCGTCAGGTGGCCGATTGGATGAGCGCGGAACGCGGTCCGGGTAAAGTATTTGTCGTTGCGACGAACGTCAGTTGGCAGAAACGCGTTGCCAATGCATTTGCGCAGCAAGCCGCTAACGTTGGCATGCAGGCGGATGTGATGCTGTTGAGTATGGCGCAAGGGGTTGCCAATCCCGGCGCGCTGGATCAACTCAAGCAACGTATACAAACAGAGAATCCTTCTGCCTTGTTTGTCGCGCTCACGGCAGATCAGGCGTTGCAAGTGCGCAGCGCGGTCGGTGCCGATACGCCGATGTATGGGATTTCGCAATTGAACTCAGTCGGCAAGGATGACAGTAATCGGCTGGCAGGATTGGATGGCGTGCGTTTATTGGATATTCCGTGGCTGTTAATGGCGGATAAACCGTCGATGATGGCCTATCCGCGTCAGGCCAGCGGCGCTACGGGTGCATCGAACCCCGATCTGGCGCGGTTGTATGCGCTGGGAATCGATGCATACAATGTGACGCGGCAGATCGCAGCACGCAATCCGGCGTTTCAAATCAATGGCGCGACCGGCAAGCTGAATGTCGGTTTCGGTGTCGGCACGCCTGCTTTCGATCGTGCAGAAACTACCGCTGTCTATGAAAACGGTGTTGCTGTGCCGCTTGATGGTCGCTAA
- a CDS encoding YraN family protein: MKIFNALPFRSLLPERRSARQISGQLAEDAALDYLQQRKLKLVERNFGCKGGEIDLIMLDNTGVTDASASLVFVEVRQRANQRHGGAAASVTPTKQRRLIIAAQHFLRRYRQPPACRFDVIAIDGDVTEWIKNAFDA, translated from the coding sequence ATGAAGATTTTTAATGCGCTTCCGTTTCGCTCATTGCTGCCAGAACGCCGTAGCGCGCGTCAGATCAGTGGGCAGTTGGCGGAAGACGCGGCATTAGACTATTTACAGCAGCGGAAATTAAAGCTTGTCGAGCGCAATTTCGGCTGCAAAGGTGGCGAAATCGATTTGATTATGTTGGACAATACCGGCGTGACGGACGCTTCAGCGTCGCTGGTGTTTGTCGAAGTCCGACAGCGCGCCAACCAGCGTCACGGTGGCGCGGCGGCGAGCGTTACACCCACCAAACAACGGCGGTTGATTATTGCCGCACAGCATTTTCTGCGGCGTTACCGGCAACCTCCAGCTTGCCGTTTTGATGTCATCGCAATCGATGGAGATGTCACAGAATGGATAAAAAACGCGTTCGATGCGTGA
- a CDS encoding phosphoheptose isomerase, with translation MINQRILAHFQESAELKSNAAAELVQPIAAAVELMFSALSNGNKILCCGNGGSAADSQHFAAELVGRFERERLPLPAMALTTDTSIITAIANDYSYNEIFSKQVQAFGQAGDVLLAFTTSGNSANILAAIDVALERDMRVVALTGKGGGAMNQRLTDADVHICVPHDRTARIQEVHLLTIHCLCDGIDVALFGGDVND, from the coding sequence ATGATCAATCAACGTATCCTGGCGCATTTTCAAGAAAGCGCCGAACTCAAATCCAACGCTGCGGCAGAATTAGTGCAACCAATTGCAGCTGCAGTGGAACTAATGTTTTCTGCGTTGTCGAATGGAAACAAGATTCTTTGTTGCGGCAACGGCGGCTCTGCAGCCGACAGTCAACATTTTGCGGCTGAACTGGTAGGACGATTTGAACGTGAACGCTTGCCATTGCCAGCAATGGCGCTGACGACTGACACTTCGATTATTACCGCGATCGCAAATGATTACAGTTACAACGAAATTTTCTCTAAACAAGTGCAGGCGTTTGGACAAGCGGGCGATGTGCTGCTGGCATTTACGACATCCGGCAATTCGGCCAACATTCTGGCGGCGATCGATGTAGCGTTAGAGCGCGATATGCGTGTAGTAGCGTTGACCGGTAAAGGCGGCGGCGCGATGAACCAAAGATTGACCGACGCAGATGTGCATATCTGTGTGCCGCATGATCGGACCGCGCGCATTCAGGAAGTTCACCTGCTGACTATTCACTGCTTATGCGACGGCATCGATGTCGCTTTATTTGGAGGAGATGTGAATGATTAG
- a CDS encoding BON domain-containing protein — protein MISVQSRWNTLKRPLATVALCGAVVMSLGGCVGLLLGGAVVGGFAATDRRTLGAQTDDKTIALKGEARLPGVVGDPSHINVTSFNRKVLLTGEVRDEAAKAAAEQEAKSIEGVHGVVNELAIGDPSSFSQRSNDTFITSKVKASLLDAKDVFGNAVKVVTERGNVYLMGRATEREASRAAEIAAGVSGVQKVVKVFDYMTEDELTQLSTAPRQ, from the coding sequence ATGATTAGTGTACAAAGTCGTTGGAATACGTTGAAACGCCCATTGGCAACCGTGGCATTATGCGGCGCGGTGGTAATGAGTCTGGGCGGTTGTGTCGGTTTGTTGTTGGGCGGCGCGGTTGTGGGCGGGTTTGCTGCCACAGACCGACGTACATTGGGTGCACAAACCGATGACAAAACCATTGCGCTTAAAGGTGAAGCACGGCTTCCCGGTGTCGTCGGCGATCCTAGCCATATCAATGTCACCAGTTTCAATCGTAAAGTTCTGCTAACCGGTGAAGTACGCGACGAAGCGGCTAAAGCTGCTGCAGAGCAAGAAGCTAAAAGCATCGAAGGCGTGCATGGCGTAGTCAATGAGCTAGCCATCGGCGATCCTTCCAGCTTCTCGCAACGTTCTAACGATACGTTCATCACTAGCAAGGTCAAAGCATCGCTGCTAGACGCCAAAGATGTTTTTGGCAACGCGGTTAAAGTGGTCACAGAACGCGGGAATGTGTATTTGATGGGGCGCGCTACTGAACGTGAAGCAAGCCGCGCAGCAGAAATCGCAGCAGGCGTTAGCGGCGTACAAAAAGTCGTTAAAGTGTTCGACTACATGACTGAAGATGAGTTGACGCAACTATCGACTGCACCACGGCAGTAA
- a CDS encoding peroxiredoxin yields the protein MQTDVNAAPRKRLWIKLAVVIVAVAIGAFATLSFSHKSPAPDVSFTNLQGEKVSLKSLRGKVVMVNFWATSCTTCVGEMPKMIETYNKYKAQGLDFVAVAMSYDPPNYVVNFAQTRSLPFQVALDTNDKLAQSFGDVKLTPTTFVIDKKGNIIKRYVGEPAFAELHQLLDKALAA from the coding sequence ATGCAAACTGACGTAAATGCAGCACCACGCAAGCGACTTTGGATAAAGCTCGCTGTCGTGATTGTTGCAGTGGCGATAGGCGCGTTTGCGACGCTGTCTTTTTCCCATAAAAGTCCTGCGCCGGATGTCAGCTTCACCAATCTTCAAGGCGAGAAGGTCTCGCTGAAAAGTCTGCGTGGTAAGGTTGTCATGGTCAATTTTTGGGCTACCAGCTGCACGACTTGCGTTGGTGAAATGCCGAAAATGATCGAAACCTATAATAAATACAAGGCACAGGGATTAGATTTTGTCGCGGTCGCGATGAGTTACGATCCACCGAATTACGTGGTTAATTTTGCGCAGACGCGCAGTCTGCCGTTTCAAGTTGCGCTGGATACCAACGACAAGCTAGCCCAATCGTTCGGCGATGTAAAACTAACGCCAACCACTTTTGTCATCGACAAAAAGGGCAACATTATTAAGCGTTATGTCGGCGAGCCGGCTTTTGCTGAATTGCATCAATTGCTGGATAAGGCGCTGGCTGCCTGA
- a CDS encoding winged helix DNA-binding protein — translation MSDTPSQILSSSHLASDTSAELSELEYALIIAGNAFNRWMARCMSAAGVKDMTPVEVSLLHHVCHRERKKKLADICFVLNIEDTHVASYALKKLVKTGFVKSEKVGKEAFFSATEKGYALARAYREVREECLIAVLADTGLSNQSLSETAKLLRTASGLYDTASRAATSR, via the coding sequence ATGAGCGATACTCCTTCCCAAATATTGTCTTCGTCCCACTTGGCGTCGGACACTAGCGCCGAGTTATCTGAGCTTGAATATGCGCTAATTATTGCGGGCAATGCATTTAATCGATGGATGGCGCGCTGTATGTCAGCGGCCGGTGTAAAAGATATGACGCCGGTAGAGGTGTCTTTGTTGCATCACGTTTGTCATCGCGAACGAAAAAAGAAATTGGCCGACATTTGCTTTGTCCTGAACATTGAGGATACGCACGTTGCCAGTTACGCGCTGAAGAAGCTGGTAAAAACGGGCTTTGTGAAAAGTGAGAAGGTCGGAAAAGAGGCGTTTTTCTCTGCCACCGAAAAAGGCTATGCACTGGCTCGGGCGTATCGCGAGGTGCGCGAAGAGTGTCTGATCGCCGTGCTGGCGGATACCGGCCTGTCCAATCAGAGTCTGAGTGAGACGGCTAAATTATTGCGCACTGCTTCCGGTTTGTACGATACCGCATCACGGGCAGCAACCTCGCGCTGA
- the pxpB gene encoding 5-oxoprolinase subunit PxpB has product MTDLKQPQAPSRVEIQPLGEGALVLTAGSAATLACQQRLWAIAAKATQWPHILDVVPGMNNLTILFDPLFADADGLSDKLLSAWERTAAIPKNGRQIDIPVIYGGAGGPDLVVVAEHTGFSIAEIIERHTAADYIVYFLGFQPGFAYMGGLDPLLATPRRSEPRLVVPAGSVGIGGSQTAVYPAASPGGWQLIGHTAVRLFDPLGLPPTLLQPGDRVRFVASEVLS; this is encoded by the coding sequence ATGACGGATTTAAAGCAACCGCAAGCCCCAAGTCGGGTAGAAATTCAGCCCCTAGGCGAGGGCGCGCTGGTATTGACCGCCGGATCGGCTGCTACATTAGCCTGCCAACAACGGCTTTGGGCGATTGCCGCCAAGGCAACACAATGGCCGCATATCCTGGATGTTGTCCCCGGTATGAACAATCTGACCATCCTGTTTGATCCATTGTTTGCCGATGCAGACGGCTTGTCCGACAAATTACTCAGTGCCTGGGAGCGGACCGCCGCGATCCCCAAAAACGGGCGTCAAATTGATATTCCAGTGATTTATGGCGGCGCTGGCGGGCCAGATCTGGTTGTCGTTGCCGAACACACTGGTTTTTCGATTGCAGAGATTATCGAGCGCCACACCGCAGCGGATTACATTGTCTATTTTCTGGGTTTTCAACCCGGCTTCGCCTACATGGGCGGGCTCGATCCCTTATTAGCCACTCCCCGCCGCAGCGAGCCTCGTTTAGTCGTGCCAGCTGGTTCCGTCGGTATCGGCGGCAGCCAAACGGCGGTTTATCCGGCAGCCTCTCCGGGCGGCTGGCAATTAATCGGCCATACCGCCGTGCGCTTGTTTGATCCATTGGGGCTGCCGCCGACATTGCTTCAGCCCGGCGACCGGGTGCGCTTTGTGGCAAGCGAGGTCTTGTCATGA
- a CDS encoding biotin-dependent carboxyltransferase family protein codes for MIDIIRAGRMTSVQDMGRNGFRHLGICQAGALDRMALAISNKLVGNPIDAAALEITLGPCVFRFTADTRIALGGADFAAMLDEKRIWPWWSIPVRAGQTLTLEAPRHGMRTYVAIAGGIDAAVQLGSRATDMAAGFGGHRGRALLEGDRLQTVAPDLAALASTIRCARSFGVHAPDWYSIDAESRAAQPLPIRVIPGPEYAQFTIAAQRAFWRSAWTLTPQSNRMGFRLSGPELKAKKSADTLSANMASHGVFPGIIQVPPAGQPIVLMADAQTTGGYPKIGVVIAADIAKLAQLRFNRTLQFVECDVEQARQELINDTAYLEQIDLAMTWLRPAKK; via the coding sequence ATGATCGATATCATCCGCGCTGGACGCATGACCTCGGTACAAGATATGGGCCGCAACGGTTTTCGGCATCTGGGCATTTGTCAGGCTGGCGCGCTGGACCGGATGGCATTGGCAATCTCAAATAAATTAGTCGGTAATCCCATCGATGCTGCGGCACTGGAAATTACGCTCGGCCCTTGTGTTTTCCGTTTTACAGCGGATACCCGGATTGCTTTGGGCGGTGCCGATTTTGCGGCGATGCTGGATGAAAAACGCATCTGGCCGTGGTGGAGTATTCCTGTACGCGCAGGTCAGACTCTGACGTTAGAAGCGCCTCGCCACGGCATGCGGACTTACGTTGCAATTGCTGGTGGTATCGATGCCGCGGTGCAGCTTGGTTCACGTGCCACCGATATGGCGGCGGGGTTTGGCGGGCATCGCGGTCGTGCGCTGCTGGAAGGCGATCGGCTGCAAACGGTTGCGCCCGATCTGGCCGCGCTCGCATCGACGATACGGTGCGCACGTTCATTTGGCGTGCATGCGCCCGATTGGTACAGCATCGATGCCGAGTCACGCGCCGCGCAGCCGCTGCCAATTCGGGTGATTCCCGGCCCCGAATACGCCCAGTTCACGATCGCCGCGCAACGCGCCTTTTGGCGCAGTGCATGGACACTGACGCCGCAAAGTAATCGCATGGGTTTTCGGTTGTCCGGTCCGGAGCTGAAAGCGAAAAAGAGCGCCGATACGCTGAGTGCCAACATGGCGTCACACGGGGTTTTCCCCGGCATCATTCAAGTCCCGCCAGCAGGCCAGCCGATTGTGTTGATGGCAGACGCGCAGACCACTGGCGGCTATCCAAAAATTGGGGTCGTCATCGCAGCGGATATCGCCAAGCTTGCGCAACTTCGTTTTAACCGAACGCTGCAATTTGTTGAATGCGATGTTGAACAGGCGCGTCAGGAGTTGATTAACGACACGGCCTATCTGGAACAAATTGATCTGGCGATGACATGGCTGCGTCCGGCCAAAAAATAA